The nucleotide window TCTCAAACTTAGTTGTAGATCTGAACACAATTATTAATGTCATGGGCTCACCAGCTTGCACACCTAAAGTGCAACTGAGAATAGTAAACTCAATGTGAAAGAGTTGGCACAACTTGACTGAAATAATTAACATTAAATGGCATAAGAAAGTACACCACGACTGAATCTTAGAAATGGGGAAAATGTGAACGAGTATACGTAGAACAGCATCAGCATGTTCCCCAGCAGGATTCCTACCAAATCAGGGCAGACAAAGCAAATCTAGATTATATTCCTTCAATTATGTTCCTGTACAGTCAGACATTGAAGTCTCACTGTTGTCAAGGAATTGTCTTTGTTCCAACAAAACAGCCTACCTTTTTCTGTAACTTCTGAATAGGAAAAGGCAACTGCGGGACAGTTCTATGTGTTGCCTGGGCAGGTAAAGCTGCCTCGTTAGTTGTAGTTGGAGGAGGTACAGCTGCCTCGTCAGTTGTAGTTGGAGGAGGTACAGCTGCACGGTCAGTTGTAGTTGGAGGAGGTACAGCTGCCCTGTCTGCCCGGTCAGATGTAGTTGGAGGAGGTACAGCTGCCTCGTCAGTTGTAGTTGGAGGAGGTACAGCTGCCTCGTCAGTTGTAGTTGGAGGAGGTACAGCTGCCTCGTCAGTTGTAGTTGGAGGAGGTACAGCTGCCCGGTCAGTTGTAGTTGGAGGAGGTACAGCTGCCTCGTCAGTTGTAGTTGGAGGAGGTACAGCTGCCCGGTCAGTTGTAGTTGGAGGAGGTACAGCTGCCCGGTCAGTTGTAGTTGGAGGTGGTACAGCTGCTGAAACATTTCAATAATCAATGATTTGAACTGGTACCAATGCCTAGTGACATCTCAGGCAGATCGTTTTGAGTGACTGACAGATGACTGAATTGAAGATAGTATGTTTGcctttttttgacaattttcattgattttaaatcaaagGGATTGGAAATAATTTTTGACAGGTCTTCAATGGCTCAATAGCATTAggcaaatcaatagcattaggCAAATATCTGACTTAGAATAAATGACCTTTTAACATAGCCGATGCCACTGACTTCCATTGCTCTTCGGTCATGGAAGTCTTTGGAATGGTGACACATTTTTTCGGTTTTCCATTTAGTCGAACCGAATGATTCAGCTTGCCTCCCAGAGCCTGAATTTTCTTACGAAGGCTGGGGTCTTTAATGCTGTCACTCTTGACAGCAAGTGTCGAATTAACGATGGTGGTAACACCATTCCCTTGCTGTGGTATAAAATGAACGTATATTACAACTTGACCCCCTCCagttcttcattatatacacaccACATTCTAATGTCATTTGGTACACTAGATGGTAGTGATCGAATTACAGGGTTATAGTGCTTGTACAAGTCTTTTGAAAGCATTAATGTTGTAGGTATATACCTGTGATGTGCAGATGTTCAAAAGAGTCTTCATCAAATTAGGTGTTGGTGTATCTGCAACATCCCTAATGCTGGGGTTTATAATTTCCTTATGATATGGAATAAGGACATCTTTAATGTAGTTGAGGACTGTCTCCATTAAATCGTAACGCCCTGCAGcatttaaaaactacaataaaaaataatctagtataataataatctaatatagaactagaactgtccttttGCGACTATTACCCCCGCGGGCACGCTATATAATGGATAAAACAGACATCCTTATATAAATACAGAAGTTGTGTAATCTCATATTTCATAATAATCCATGCAATAGATTCTTAGAACATGCCTTGACAAATCATGCCCATAGTTTCACTGTATTTTGTAACAGCTTTATTTGAACAACACACTCCAAATTTATGagtttagtatacatgtatgttatgtaAGCAATAATtgaggtatgttattgtttcCTAACTGTTGACCATGTATGAATTGCAatcaaagtttattatatatcacATTCAAGGATACTTAAGTATAATTAATAATTGTGACTGTGCAAAATTGAAATGCTGTTTTTTCCaaacataaataatacaatgtgtattgtttacataacacagaattaaAGCTCAAATATTAAATTGCTGTTATCCTTTCATTAAAACAAATCCCATTTTTGGTTATCAACTTTAAATCTTATCTGAGCTGgctcatgtgagcttttctgatcaaatttgCTATCTGCCATTGCCGTCGTTGTCCTACAtttttacaccccccccccccgaacatcgggggtatataggaatcactgaatctagtctgtctgtccgtctgtctgtgcagatttgtgtccgggccataacttcatATGTCATATTTATTAATATACCATATTAACATATtagcataccatatttggcacacaggtggatcaccatgagacgatgttgCGAGTACcctcatgacctctatatgaccttaacccttgacctcaaggtcaaaattgaaggttttttttacaatggattcgtgtccgggccataacttctttgttctttgacataggcataccatatttgacacatgagtgtatcaccatgagacgatgtatCATGTActttcatgacctccatatgaccttgacctcaaggtcaaaattaaaggtttttaaaatgGATTCTGTTATGccgtgatcctttggggctagttAAATTGGGCCACAGTGTGGGAATAAAGATGTTGAAAACTAGAACTGCTAGGGCTTTGGTACAGtgtagcccatgggcctcttgtaaatgttaaaacatcaaaaataatttgtttggtTAAAAATGTGAACCATTCCTTTTAAAGTAACTTTGTACAAATAATACTAAACATCAGACCATACATGTAGCTGAAGATAATCACCTGTCGCGCCAGGATTGTTGGCAGGGCTATTCCCTCCAAAATACGGATATCCATCTCCACTGTCTGGATTTTCTCCACCTCCTTGTGGATATCATCATGGCTCAGCCCTGACATGATGTTGAGTATTAATGGAAGTGCTGAGGATGATGCCTTAGCAGCCTCTTCCAATATTCTGGCATCACCAGTCTTTTTTTGTCCTTGAGTGGATAAATTTTCAGGACAAAGAGTCGACTGAAGTATCTGTATAataatgcatttgattaaatctaaatgaaaataaccttggcatataatacaaatatatctttctgaggaattttatGAACTagacaaaataaaatctttggtaaactattgatagtgaAAAGATTTACATGACAGATAATCAATTActtaatttacttttataattgTTGTCAAGGACAATAggtcctatgctggtatttccaCTAGTGTAGACCTAAGTCtaattatacaatgatttccctaatatgcACGATATACTCAGGTGCTATTactcaaatatatattatagagCAATTGCCTCTGAGTtcaattttaatgttttgtgGCCTCATTTACAAATCACATATGAGTCATTATCAAAATCGGCAGACATTTAACCTTCTGAAAAATGACAAGTTTTAAGTTTCTGAAATCTTAAATTGgatgaaataaaacacataATAATGAACCTAAGAAGATACAACTCCGATCAAGAAACAGCATAATTTTggaatatgatgatatataaaagACACCACTCATCATAATAtgtccttcctgttacaaattttaaaatgccaataaaaaaatcaaaatcattatgGAAACGTTTGCAAACTGCATTGACATGATGGTGGAAAGGTCttccataaaaataaattaaaaaatacttCTCACAACAACCAATGACAACAATTTATACCTATGAACATTGCAAAATGTGACAATTTCTAAGCAGTAAGATAATCTGTACATTATTAAAATGATTAACTTATTAAATTATTgcaaaacagttttaaaaaactctTTTATAGTAGATATTAACAActtggaaatatttcaaaagacttTGGTGcacaaaatgatattaaatgaaagaaattttaGTGATTATGTTACCTGTAACAGGAGAGACCTGCTTATAACAGGAAAGACAGTCATCGTAACAGGACAGACAAATCAGTGACTTTTCATAAATCTATAATCTATCAATAAATTTTCTTGTCTATAtctattacagatgtatcatggaaaaaatgaatacttaaatacagaaatgtttgaattaaaattatgaGATTATTAGAAGGCGGATTTTGATATGACTCATATATGAAATCTTGTATTATATGTATTATAGtgatatgttatatatatatattgagtgGGGGGAAAAAACATGTCGCAAGCCTTCTTttcataacaaagaattgtgagtgctttCTTTCACTTGCAACTCAACAATTGGCAGTCAaatgaaaaatgagaaaattataaaaataaaagttttcattttaaattgtaTTCATGCTCCTATAAAGTTGCTAAATGCTTACTTGTAAGCTGCGCTGAGGTCGAAATTTGCCGTCACAAGACAACCGGTTAAAGGTTTCTTGGTGTCTTCATTCACCCTTCCTCTCACCtaaattatatgaataaaattggTAGAATTTCATACATTATTACAATTACTACGCTTGAAGTTATAGGTTTTCATTATTAGTTTTCAGTGGTATTGACACAATATGCTATGCAACCTAGGCAATTCAGGCTGTATCCATTCAATGTAAAATTTAGTTGACCAGAGACAGGGTATTGTTATTAAAGTTTGGGAACAGTTTTATCACTCAGTTTCTTCTTATCATCATTGGCCTacgggataggttggggccacaatagaagTCTTCAGATaagggtcaaggtgactcaggtgagcaatgtggcccatgggcgtCCTGTTAATGGTATCGTTTGACGTTGTTCCAAAGATACAAAcaatataaatgtgtacatacTGCCCCGTTTCCAAGATCTATGGCTAGCTGGGCTACCTCTTCGCTTGATGTTGGGTCGTCCCACACAAATGGCAGACTACTTGTAGTCAGCCATGACGTGACAAAAGCTAGGGTACACCTGAGAGGGGAGTAAAAGTTGCATAATATGTCATAATAAGAATTCATAATATGCATATCACAAAACAAAGTTAGAATTTACaaaaaagcttcctgacataatgcagatacTATATAGGGGATACAAGTTGTACATGTGATGCTTTAACTCTTCTCTGAAGAACCAGAAGAGTGGATATGAAAAATGAGACAGAAACGCATCCAGATATAGAGCAGATTCTATATTCTTAAAATAATGGCCCCGGTGGTATAGTGTAACCACAGTAGGGGTCAAAAGTCGTAAATTCATGTATTCAtagaaaaatcttctccagaaccactgggcaaaatTCACCCGTGCAAAATTAACTGAAAAGAATAAGAGCTCACACCACTTTTAAGGCTAATGCCACACCCAGAATCATTCCATATTCACAATTAAGTTACCAATGTATTATGAAATCATACTGAGAATAGCATAGGTATATACGTATATATCATATAGATTTGCAATCTGTACAATTGTTATACAGTGCTAGGTATATTGCACCCCCCCCTCCtttataacaccccccccccccgcttattGCCTGAAATTCCTAAAGACCAATTTTCTCCCTTGTTAACActcccgttataatgccaccccagcataatgccatatgccactGACTTTCACcaacaaatggtcaaattttatagggtttacccttgataataatgccaattaccTAACACACATAGGTAATCAATCACAACTGTATTTTGATACTGGTGCTGTGAAGTGTCCAGTTTGGACAAGGTATTTAAGTGGTATTggatttctttttattgctCTGTGAAATGTCAGTATTGgtgaattctttataatgcCAACCCCGCTTTATTGCCCAAATTCATCTTAAACAAAGGTTTAAAGAGGGagcactgtacatgtattgtatctTCAGACTAAAAGAATAAAACGACTGTAGaccataataatatatatagatGCAAAATGATCCAATTACCTTGAGGCTATGTGCAGCTCACTGCAGCCATTCATCCATGCGGCACAATGAGCAATCAATGTTTTCCCTGCCGTTGGTGGCCCATACAACATTGGCAAATTGAAATGCCGAATGGTGTCCATCCATTTCTGGTAAAGATTTAAGCTGTACATACTACTCCATGCTAGGATGGCTGGACCGATATTCTCCTTTAAGATAacttctgcttttcctaaaaaGGCGGTCAGTGTCGTGAGACCTATTGGTGTCCTTATCTCATGCACTATATCCATCTTGGGTCCTCTCAGGTTCACAATTTCGCCCTTCAGCCACATGAATGGGCAATCCATGGGATGGATCTAAAAGTAATTCATTTCAAACTCAATGATTTCTTAAGATTTTtgcataaattttgttggagttttTTCCCATAGTTATTGTAACATATCTTGTTAAcgataaattatttcaaatgtctaagtcatatataaataattaattatatgtttgaaaatattgaatccaagggcaataactctgttttcatagAATCCTTCATAaaaagtccattatgcgatataCTCCCTAtgtttttcacaaatattttgtatatttttttaaagaaacagtttcatgaaattgttatgaatactattatatcgttttaaccagtttttgtgaaatattgataatgctatttaaggaaaattgcaatttttgaCGTTGACAACAGTATTTGTGTTCtaattgatacatttttttttattgataccGCAACATACTAATTTTAGTCTTTCTTTGCTCAGTAATTACCATGGCACCAGTTGAAATGTCCATAATCTGATTTGGACTAAGGAATATGATGGATGTTCCTTCTTGTTTCCCCGCATTTAACACCATTCTTCTCCTATATGTCACTGCCTCTGCTCGTCTTCTGGCCTCTGATGCCATTTGTGCCACCAACTGCAGTAACTCCACTTGCTTAAAATGGCACAGCAGGGTTCCAACTTTAAAAGTGCGGTTAAGGGAGGTTTGGAAATCTTTTGGATTATGCAAGTCTCCAGCTTTGAAGAAAGCCTCTCTGAGTGGAATAAAATGTTTGGATTATTCTCATGTCATGTGGTGTTCAGCGAAGTTTGCTagtatgttttaaaaacatacaaATGTTTTTAAGAGGGAGCTGGTCATTGCAATGCAATGCTAATAGAAGGATTATGTCATTAATTTCAGACAATTAATTCACCTATTTTTCAGTCAATGGCAAgttataaataaattgaaaaataaaagaacatatAGAAtgacatatttgtgattgaatatgtAATGTCATTAAATCAAAGTGGATCAGAAGCAATGAACCAGTACACAGACAATTTAAATTCATGAATGATTGTCTTTCAGTCAGTAATTCATGTTCATAATCTTCTATGTGTATTGACCATGAGCTTGAAATGATGaagtttaaagaaaatatatggcCTGCATATATATGAACATGAATAACTTTTGATTAATATCCTTCATAGCCTTTCATTTCTTAGTTTGGATGGGAAGGAAAAACACTCTTCATTACCatataacaaaatacattatCTTGAATGAATATGAAGCTAGCTCCTTACCCCTTCTGGCCACTGTCCGTTGTCACCTCTACCACATAAATGGAGTCTTGTGGATGAGCCACTTCATATAAAATATCGAATACGAAATTTGATCTTATGTTCCATCTTTTCCCATTTCGCACATGCCACTGTCCATCCAAAATTTTTATGTTGTCCATGCTGAAACCTGAAAGGTTATTCAAGGAACTATTATTTATGCTATTGGTATTCACCTTGtgcaaaaataagaaattttttGCATTGAAAAACAGGTGTTCTACACTGCATATATTTTACCAACTAAATTATACCCCAGTTGGGGGATGCACCTAATTAGTGGTATGGAACACATTTGCAAGCAAAGCAAATGAGCGGCCAGGATTATACCAAGCTCATCTCCATATGCTTCCGCACACACTATGTTGCTTAACTTTACCTGAATTAGTTATTGTACTTATTACGTAATTATTGCCTAGTCTTTCTTGAACTAATGTCTTTAgtattacataattattgccTAATCTTTTTTGAAATAGTGTCTTTAGTATCTTATTGTTCTGCATAGTAGTGCATTTACATGTTTAAATGACAGTTCAATGCATTTGTAATGTTGGAAAACTATCAAATTGTTCTTACATCGATGATAGCATTACTACTTTCTATATAAAACGAGTATTAAGATGAAACATCATTTGATTTAGATTATATTAGTTCTTAAATTTCTTAACTTGTATAGTAATACATTTCATAGCACATTGCTGATAATGCCGGTTATTGTGCTGTTGTTGcacatgttttgtaaatattgttTCACTACATGTTGATTGTATAATTCAAGGGCGGGTCCAGTGGGGGGTCCTAGAGTTTAAAATGCAAGTTAAAAAACGCTTAAGAATATACATATAACTTATTTCTTATGCATGTATCATGTGTATTACTATcgcaaaaaaaaattgcaagaaGTAGCAGCGCTCTAAGTTATGAAGAAGACTGTTAAACTatatgtgtataatgtatatcatatatataataaatattaattaaaataaatttcaacaCATGCGCTTTAAATTGTACGTGCTGAAAAATATATCCATtcgtacggaagccgataggtgccagggtatagtaactggcggccgccacttaatttatatggcggccgccactcaatttaaatgtgtatcatgtatgatcctcttaagtgtacgttaaataactgtatcccatttccattctcaatgaccgtgtagcgtgtgacagcgtggcgagaattccatcgtcatcaaAAGCAAGTTtattgacttgcctagatggtcgagcggtctagcgcgctggttgcATGCTgttaggagatttggttccgcaggtcgtgagttcaactccggataggggcggaagtgggtatcccaAACAAGTGAAATTATCTGGtgctttctatatatatatatatatatatacaattatgagcattaaattattgttttttgcttgtactgttaaatacaattttttgacaacgttctatttctattattttctcATGCAAActgaattattttcacatgtgaaataagattaattggagGATTGGCCCCCACTCCACTCTTCTGGTGGTAGTAATggatggtaaaaatgtaataatgaatgaactgatcaattgaaggatgaacggagctccctccctccaatttatgagtacgaagtttggacaaaagagacattttaggttccttttctgcttgtcaacaataattgtagaagacaattcccgactgtccctatacacttttaaaaaacgatgatgcgtgtttgcgtactattctaaatctttccaaaaataatcactcagcgatacgaattacactgtttttgcaattggcaatatattattttaagtggcggctgccagttaaatatatattaattctataccctggcacctatcggcttccgtacattCGTGCCCGGCGAAAAGCTTCTTAAACACCCAGTGATATGaaatgttttgactgtaacagatgaacatcacgagtgctgtatatttcatttcttgccacttTATGTTCCCTGGTCTTCGCAAGAATGCATCGCAAGTTAGGAAATCTACACATAAATGCAAATAGTGCTTTGATACTTCCTGTGAAACATTTATTAGAATTCCATGAATAGTTTATAGGATTTCTTCCAAAATTACATTCCAAGATTTCATTTGAAGGATAatcttttctaaaaaaaaaaaaaaaaatagtagagagagagagagagaacacaaCAGACATGCCCAAATTTTAAACATCTCGTACAACACAAACACCTGCGTTATTCccaccactcgtcggtacattgtttcacagcACGTGCAGCACAAGTTCACCAAATAAGAGAATGATCATGAACGAACGACTATCACAAGGTATAAATTTCCTGTAATGGCAATTTGATATATAGCAGTGTACCGTGTaaagcaggggggggggggacgacAATTTGTAAAACTGCACATATAGGAAATGTATGTctgctatatacatgtgtacatgtagtcatGAAATATTCCATTGTCGCAAGCCACGGCTGAAACGTACGCTCCTCTTCCCTTTTCAgccgtggcttgcgacgatggAAATATCACGAAGTAAACAGAATAACCAGCTAGTGACTCGCAATCTTATCCGAATGAAAGCTACTAgttttcagggccgtaaattaaccttcaatttggaggaggcagaaaattaggcgggggtctgggggcacactgaacacgtttcgtgcaaaatccttgattctagggccttctaagatgttacttgactaactcattctaaaagaaagatttggaatgctttttaagggaggtatcatgttcttagttattggaaacaacataaattctaatgaactttaaattttaatttttttttggctcaaaagttggaggaggcagctgcctcctccgcctccgactaagatcaaaatttacaaacactgtaatttccttatttttcatttcttgtagactttcttaatcaatatgtaaagtacatcgatggtttataaaagttgaatacatacttatgaccttgtgattggtatttgattatcagacagaattatttttttcatcttagtcgtaagatattttgtgaataagagCCCTggacccatatttactaaagttcgtagacgtagacgtaaacgtagaatttacgtctgacttaagATTAGAGTTACGTACTCGTGAAATGGTATTTACAAAACCGTTCGTAGCCGCAAACGTAACTTACGATGTACGATTGCACGTACGCGTGCGCAGTGGCTATTTTCACTTCGAAGC belongs to Ostrea edulis chromosome 7, xbOstEdul1.1, whole genome shotgun sequence and includes:
- the LOC130047676 gene encoding mucin-7-like isoform X2, translated to MSGLSHDDIHKEVEKIQTVEMDIRILEGIALPTILARQFLNAAGRYDLMETVLNYIKDVLIPYHKEIINPSIRDVADTPTPNLMKTLLNICTSQQGNGVTTIVNSTLAVKSDSIKDPSLRKKIQALGGKLNHSVRLNGKPKKCVTIPKTSMTEEQWKSVASAMLKAVPPPTTTDRAAVPPPTTTDRAAVPPPTTTDEAAVPPPTTTDRAAVPPPTTTDEAAVPPPTTTDEAAVPPPTTTDEAAVPPPTTSDRADRAAVPPPTTTDRAAVPPPTTTDEAAVPPPTTTNEAALPAQATHRTVPQLPFPIQKLQKKTITTCFKCKKVGSKFLHWVACDGCRKWYHRKCTTLSCKDYLKLTEDSVWNCDICIV
- the LOC130047676 gene encoding mucin-7-like isoform X1, which encodes MSGLSHDDIHKEVEKIQTVEMDIRILEGIALPTILARQFLNAAGRYDLMETVLNYIKDVLIPYHKEIINPSIRDVADTPTPNLMKTLLNICTSQQGNGVTTIVNSTLAVKSDSIKDPSLRKKIQALGGKLNHSVRLNGKPKKCVTIPKTSMTEEQWKSVASAMLKAAVPPPTTTDRAAVPPPTTTDRAAVPPPTTTDEAAVPPPTTTDRAAVPPPTTTDEAAVPPPTTTDEAAVPPPTTTDEAAVPPPTTSDRADRAAVPPPTTTDRAAVPPPTTTDEAAVPPPTTTNEAALPAQATHRTVPQLPFPIQKLQKKTITTCFKCKKVGSKFLHWVACDGCRKWYHRKCTTLSCKDYLKLTEDSVWNCDICIV
- the LOC130047675 gene encoding uncharacterized protein LOC130047675 — translated: MTRKNAAAYFNGEIANEVRERGLFDIYITKNKTREDLMKQIHSIRKEELYEHREEDCSPLCKSKGCSNLRVIDSCWKVCMCHCMFAVPMEVGGYPLLTFPNVCTLEPKHGSVFCKEHFNLLERHNIPTKKDFLKFLGCAGFSMDNIKILDGQWHVRNGKRWNIRSNFVFDILYEVAHPQDSIYVVEVTTDSGQKGEAFFKAGDLHNPKDFQTSLNRTFKVGTLLCHFKQVELLQLVAQMASEARRRAEAVTYRRRMVLNAGKQEGTSIIFLSPNQIMDISTGAMIHPMDCPFMWLKGEIVNLRGPKMDIVHEIRTPIGLTTLTAFLGKAEVILKENIGPAILAWSSMYSLNLYQKWMDTIRHFNLPMLYGPPTAGKTLIAHCAAWMNGCSELHIASRCTLAFVTSWLTTSSLPFVWDDPTSSEEVAQLAIDLGNGAVRGRVNEDTKKPLTGCLVTANFDLSAAYKYFSRLFVLKIYPLKDKKRLVMPEYWKRLLRHHPQHFH